GTGGATGCTCGACCGTGCGATCCCTGTCGACGACCCCGCGGCGGTCGCGGCTGCCACCGACCACCCCGTCCTCGAGGTCACCGCCGACCCGGCGAACCCGTCGATCACGGTCGACGGCGTCGACGTCGCCGAGGAGATCCGCACCCGTGAGGTGACCAACGCCGTGAGCGCGGTGAGCGCCGTGCCCGAGGTGCGCAGGCGGCTCGTGGCCCTGCAGCGCGCGCTGATCGGCAACGGTGCCATCGTCGTCGAGGGACGCGACATCGGCACGGTCGTCGCGCCCAACGCCACGGTCAAGGTCTTCCTCGTCGCAGACGAGGGGACGCGGGCCGCGCGGCGCACCGACGACGTCCACGCACGCCTCGGCACCGCGGTCGAGGTGACGCAGGCCGACCTCGCCAGGCGCGACCGGCTCGACTCGACCAGGGCGGCCTCGCCACTGACCAAGGCCGGCGACGCCGTCGAGATCGACTCGACCGCGCTCGGCCTCGAAGAGGTCATCGACCGCGTGCTCTCGCTCGTGCACGCGGCATGAGCACAGGAACCGGCCTCCCGTTGCGGCAGACCGAGCACCCGAGGGCCATCAGGCCCGGCCGGCAGTTCGCGAGGCTCCTCTCGGCCGCGACGTACCGGGTGCGCGTCCACGGCCGCGAGCACGTCCCGGCGAGCGGACCGGTCATCCTCGCGATCAACCACCGCAACATCCTCGACGGCCCGGTGGTGTACGGCGCCTGCCCGCGCCCCGCGCGGTTCCTCGTCAAGGCGGAGATGTTCAGCGGCGCGCTCGGCGTGGTCCTCCGCCAGGTCGGGCAGATCCCGATCAGGCGCGGCACTCCCGACCGCGGCGCGCTGCGCACGTGCATGAGCTGGCTGCGGCGCGGCGAGGTGCTTGGCGTGTTCCCCGAGGGCACCAGGGGCCAGGGCGACTTCGGTCAGGTGCGGCACGGCCTGACCTGGCTCGCCCTGCGGGCGCAGGCGCCGGTCGTGCCCGTGGTCTGCCTGGGGATCGCCGAGTCACTCGACGGGCGTAAGCTGCCGAAGCTCAGGTCCCCGGTCGACGTCGTGTTCGGCGAGGCGTTCGAGGTCGGGGCCTACGGTGACCGTGCCTCCCGCCGCGTGCTCGCCGAAGCAGCGGAGGACGTGCGGGTCCGGCTGGTGGAACACCACGAGGCCGCGGCGAAGCTGGCAGGGCGGCAACTCGGTGACTGAGACAACGCAGGCAGACGCGACGACGGTGGCGCCGGTGGTCGCCGTGGTCGGGCGACCCAACGTCGGCAAGTCGACGCTCGTGAACCGCATCCTCGGCCGTCGCGAGGCGGTCGTCGAGGACGTGCCCGGCGTCACCCGCGACCGCGTCGCGTACGACGCCGATTGGCGCGGACGCCGGTTCGTCCTGCTCGACACCGGCGGCTGGCAGGTCGACGGCCGCGGCCTCGCGGCGCAGATCACCGACCAGGCGAAGCTCGCCGTCGACATGGCAGACCTCGTGCTGTTCGTCGTCGACACCCTCGTCGGCATCACCGAGGAGGACGCCGCGGTCGGGCGCCTGCTGCAGCGCTCCGGCAAGCCGGTCGTGCTCGCGGCCAACAAGGTCGACGACCAGCGGGCCGAGGCCGACGCGACCTCGCTGTGGAGCCTCG
Above is a window of Streptosporangiales bacterium DNA encoding:
- a CDS encoding 1-acyl-sn-glycerol-3-phosphate acyltransferase, with translation MSTGTGLPLRQTEHPRAIRPGRQFARLLSAATYRVRVHGREHVPASGPVILAINHRNILDGPVVYGACPRPARFLVKAEMFSGALGVVLRQVGQIPIRRGTPDRGALRTCMSWLRRGEVLGVFPEGTRGQGDFGQVRHGLTWLALRAQAPVVPVVCLGIAESLDGRKLPKLRSPVDVVFGEAFEVGAYGDRASRRVLAEAAEDVRVRLVEHHEAAAKLAGRQLGD
- a CDS encoding (d)CMP kinase — protein: MPADQSHVVIAVDGPSGSGKSSVARGVASKLGYRYLDTGAMYRAMTWWMLDRAIPVDDPAAVAAATDHPVLEVTADPANPSITVDGVDVAEEIRTREVTNAVSAVSAVPEVRRRLVALQRALIGNGAIVVEGRDIGTVVAPNATVKVFLVADEGTRAARRTDDVHARLGTAVEVTQADLARRDRLDSTRAASPLTKAGDAVEIDSTALGLEEVIDRVLSLVHAA